Proteins co-encoded in one Corynebacterium tuberculostearicum genomic window:
- a CDS encoding DUF3662 and FHA domain-containing protein, producing the protein MAFLEKLAKLDSAMQRGLDNGMALVFGGKVVPAEIDELLKQEAQDNLARGDDDNLYSPNVMTVGVSSKDLENLSQDRNLPADCADQLSRFIRNSGWSLAGPVIVRVAEESGLRTGQLRVSSFIDHEPTEETGFEAIFHDFDGQEDQMTEQHENTADDAVTTAFIAPDSQPAPQPQGPAVNLMLQDGSSRVYHVQEGSNIIGRSNDADLRLPDTGVSRQHAEITWNGQDAVLVDLQSTNGTTVNETPIDNWLLADGDVITMGHSHIEVRITGLDSHSY; encoded by the coding sequence GTGGCGTTTTTGGAAAAGCTGGCGAAGCTGGACTCCGCCATGCAACGCGGCCTTGATAACGGCATGGCCCTTGTCTTCGGCGGCAAGGTCGTTCCCGCGGAAATTGATGAGCTTTTGAAGCAAGAGGCTCAGGACAATCTTGCGCGCGGCGACGATGACAACCTTTATAGTCCGAACGTAATGACTGTGGGTGTCTCCTCCAAGGATTTGGAGAACTTGTCGCAGGATCGCAATTTGCCGGCCGATTGTGCAGACCAGTTGTCGCGCTTCATTCGCAATAGCGGATGGTCCCTTGCGGGCCCCGTGATCGTGCGGGTGGCGGAGGAATCTGGTTTGCGTACGGGTCAGCTTCGCGTGTCCTCGTTTATTGATCACGAGCCCACGGAAGAGACAGGTTTTGAGGCTATTTTCCACGACTTTGATGGTCAGGAGGACCAGATGACCGAGCAGCACGAGAATACGGCTGATGACGCGGTAACTACCGCTTTCATTGCTCCAGATAGTCAACCCGCCCCGCAGCCGCAGGGCCCAGCAGTCAACCTGATGCTGCAGGATGGCTCTTCGCGCGTTTATCACGTACAAGAAGGCTCCAATATTATCGGCCGCAGCAATGACGCCGACCTGCGCCTGCCGGATACTGGCGTATCCCGCCAGCACGCGGAAATCACCTGGAACGGCCAGGATGCGGTTCTGGTGGATTTGCAGTCCACCAACGGCACCACGGTGAATGAAACGCCGATTGATAATTGGCTGCTTGCCGATGGCGACGTGATCACCATGGGCCATTCCCACATCGAGGTCCGCATCACGGGCCTTGATTCGCACAGCTACTAA
- a CDS encoding penicillin-binding transpeptidase domain-containing protein, translating to MNRSIRLVSLFAVILTAILLVNLTVIQAFSEDKYAHNPRNMRGFMEMQTTPRGQIFAGNTVLAQSTQNPDETYSRSYPIDSPAFGNITGYLSSQFGASELESSQNDILNGSDDSLMKQNWLDTLADKPKQGANVEVTIDPALQQAAYDQLVGPGYEGSAVAIQPSTGKVLAMASNPGYNPNDLMGDSAEDNWANLQEQEGQPLVNHAGAETLPPGSIFKIITTAAGLNNGFDPSSTLTGSNVITLPDTVTELTNYANQKCNGQDSVTLQTAFALSCNTAFVEMSEQIGADELRKYAKAFGVGENYDLGVSTSGGTLGDLPDGAATAQSAIGQRDVTMTALQAAVMAGTVANKGTRMQPYLVNRITDAQMKDVRTTKPKKADQAVNEETAATLTDLMYASERSSWGYDGNGFASKTGTAEHGEGLAPHVWYVAFDPERDIAVGVVVKNGGNLGESATGGKVSGPIGRAILRAYQGEQ from the coding sequence ATGAATAGATCCATCCGTCTAGTGTCCTTATTTGCCGTCATTTTGACCGCTATTTTGCTGGTCAATTTGACGGTGATCCAGGCATTTTCTGAAGATAAGTACGCCCATAATCCACGGAATATGCGCGGCTTCATGGAAATGCAGACCACTCCGCGCGGCCAGATCTTTGCGGGCAATACCGTGTTGGCACAGTCGACGCAGAACCCGGATGAAACCTACTCGCGCTCCTACCCCATTGATTCACCGGCCTTTGGCAACATAACCGGCTACTTGTCTAGCCAATTTGGTGCCTCGGAACTGGAGTCCTCCCAAAATGACATCCTCAATGGCTCTGATGATTCTTTAATGAAGCAAAACTGGCTGGATACTCTGGCCGATAAGCCGAAGCAGGGCGCAAATGTGGAGGTCACCATCGATCCTGCGCTCCAGCAGGCTGCCTATGATCAGCTGGTGGGTCCTGGCTACGAGGGCTCTGCGGTTGCCATTCAACCTTCCACCGGCAAGGTCCTGGCCATGGCCTCCAACCCTGGCTATAACCCCAATGATCTGATGGGCGATTCTGCCGAGGATAATTGGGCCAACCTGCAAGAGCAGGAGGGCCAGCCGCTGGTCAACCACGCCGGTGCAGAAACGCTGCCCCCTGGCTCCATCTTCAAGATCATCACCACTGCGGCAGGCCTAAATAATGGTTTTGATCCCTCTTCCACGCTGACCGGTTCCAACGTCATTACTTTGCCGGATACGGTTACGGAGCTGACCAACTACGCCAATCAAAAGTGCAATGGCCAGGATTCGGTAACGCTCCAGACCGCGTTTGCGCTGTCCTGCAATACCGCGTTTGTGGAAATGTCGGAGCAGATCGGCGCGGATGAGCTGCGCAAGTACGCCAAGGCCTTTGGCGTGGGTGAGAACTACGACCTTGGCGTGTCCACCTCCGGCGGCACCTTAGGCGATTTGCCGGACGGTGCGGCCACGGCGCAGTCTGCCATCGGCCAACGCGATGTCACCATGACCGCGCTACAGGCCGCAGTCATGGCAGGCACCGTGGCCAATAAGGGCACCCGCATGCAGCCTTACCTGGTCAATCGCATTACCGACGCCCAGATGAAAGACGTCCGCACCACCAAACCCAAGAAGGCAGACCAGGCGGTTAATGAGGAGACCGCGGCTACGCTTACTGATTTGATGTATGCCTCTGAGCGTTCGTCCTGGGGCTATGACGGTAACGGCTTTGCCTCGAAGACCGGCACCGCCGAGCACGGCGAGGGGCTGGCCCCGCACGTGTGGTACGTTGCCTTCGATCCGGAACGCGATATCGCCGTGGGCGTCGTGGTGAAAAATGGTGGTAACTTGGGTGAGTCCGCTACGGGCGGCAAGGTTTCCGGCCCGATTGGCCGCGCCATCCTGCGCGCATACCAGGGGGAGCAGTAA
- a CDS encoding serine/threonine-protein kinase: MNSAENKEHLQELIGSDYELQWIIGHGGMSTVWLADDTRNDREVAIKVLRPEFSDNHEFLSRFRNEAKSAKSIQSENVVTTYDYRELEDNGRKFCFMALEYVRGESLADLLARENTLQEELALDVLEQAAHGLSIIHRMELVHRDIKPGNLLITQNGQVKITDFGIAKAAAAVPLTRTGMVVGTAQYVSPEQAQGKDVTPASDVYSLGVVGYEMLAGRRPFIGDSSVSIALAHINQEPEPLSTNISAPARELIRIALRKDPSTRYADGNEFTLAISAVRLGKRPPQPKSAPLAQRAPEPSPSASTEMLGNVAQPTTIHPAAGTAPTKESKGGSSFLKGLGITLLLAALAGGGYAAYQHFGDSEGQSEPSSTPETSVVTEYRDPTTTHQDAQEEDTEEAPAPVTVTETEPRETEQEETPRTTHRETPTRHSPTHQQQPPAAPTQQNPQDTHVETTPELDTPVNSQPNELPGDLADLITQEGD; the protein is encoded by the coding sequence ATGAATAGCGCTGAGAATAAAGAACATCTCCAAGAACTTATTGGCAGCGACTACGAGCTCCAGTGGATCATCGGCCACGGCGGAATGTCCACCGTGTGGCTGGCCGATGACACCCGCAACGATCGCGAGGTGGCGATCAAAGTCCTGCGCCCGGAGTTTTCCGATAATCACGAATTCCTCTCCCGCTTCCGCAACGAGGCGAAATCGGCCAAATCCATTCAGTCAGAAAACGTGGTAACCACCTATGACTACCGCGAATTAGAGGATAACGGCCGCAAATTCTGCTTCATGGCTTTAGAGTATGTGCGCGGCGAATCTTTGGCGGATCTGTTGGCACGCGAAAATACGCTGCAGGAGGAGCTGGCGCTCGATGTCCTCGAGCAAGCTGCGCATGGCCTTTCCATCATTCACCGCATGGAGCTGGTCCACCGCGATATTAAGCCCGGTAACCTGCTTATTACGCAAAATGGCCAGGTCAAGATCACGGATTTTGGCATCGCCAAGGCTGCCGCCGCCGTGCCGCTTACCCGCACCGGCATGGTAGTAGGCACCGCACAGTACGTATCCCCCGAGCAAGCACAGGGCAAGGATGTCACGCCGGCTTCCGACGTCTATTCGCTCGGCGTCGTCGGCTATGAAATGCTGGCTGGCAGGCGTCCCTTTATCGGAGATTCCTCCGTGTCCATCGCCTTGGCGCACATCAACCAGGAGCCAGAGCCGCTCTCGACGAATATCAGCGCTCCAGCCCGCGAGCTCATTCGCATCGCATTGCGCAAGGACCCCTCTACCCGTTACGCCGATGGCAATGAGTTCACTCTGGCTATTTCCGCAGTCAGACTAGGCAAGCGCCCTCCGCAACCCAAGTCTGCACCGCTAGCACAGCGCGCTCCGGAGCCATCGCCGTCTGCCTCGACGGAGATGTTGGGCAATGTCGCCCAACCCACCACCATCCATCCGGCCGCGGGAACCGCTCCCACAAAAGAGTCCAAGGGTGGCTCCTCTTTCCTGAAGGGTTTAGGCATCACCCTGCTCCTCGCAGCCTTGGCCGGTGGTGGCTATGCCGCCTACCAGCACTTTGGCGATAGCGAGGGACAAAGCGAGCCCTCCAGCACTCCGGAGACCTCGGTGGTTACGGAATACCGCGATCCCACCACCACGCACCAGGATGCCCAAGAAGAAGATACGGAAGAGGCACCGGCACCAGTGACGGTGACGGAAACGGAGCCACGAGAAACCGAACAGGAAGAGACACCGCGTACGACGCACCGCGAGACGCCCACGCGTCATTCTCCCACGCACCAACAGCAGCCCCCAGCCGCGCCGACGCAACAGAACCCGCAGGATACGCACGTTGAAACTACACCCGAGTTAGATACTCCAGTAAACTCACAGCCTAACGAGCTCCCCGGAGACTTGGCCGATCTAATTACACAGGAGGGTGACTAA
- a CDS encoding class I SAM-dependent methyltransferase: protein MTSRWNHNTAYHSELLAAAPGPDSKVLDVGSGDGLLVSKFAEVVHDVRGIDSDPHAVKQARDLLATVPNATVILGDVFDAPELLGQQFDLITAVATLHHLPLEPALKRLAELLSPGGELFVIGIASNKTAADWFISGALVIPVRLMSKVHREEYYPGMKTSKPQKSLKEICDIAKIVLPGCRIQRRFYYRYTLRWTKPSGGSTNS, encoded by the coding sequence ATGACAAGTCGCTGGAATCACAACACGGCCTACCATTCTGAACTGCTCGCCGCTGCCCCGGGGCCGGATTCGAAAGTCCTTGACGTTGGTTCGGGAGACGGACTACTAGTCAGCAAATTCGCGGAGGTAGTCCATGACGTAAGAGGCATAGACTCAGACCCCCATGCAGTCAAACAGGCGAGGGACCTTCTAGCCACCGTCCCAAACGCAACTGTAATTCTCGGCGATGTTTTCGACGCCCCAGAACTACTAGGACAGCAGTTCGATCTCATCACGGCAGTGGCAACACTCCACCACCTCCCACTCGAACCGGCACTCAAACGGCTCGCAGAACTCCTATCACCCGGAGGAGAACTATTCGTGATAGGGATTGCCTCCAACAAAACTGCGGCCGACTGGTTCATCTCTGGGGCACTCGTCATCCCAGTGCGTTTGATGAGTAAAGTCCATCGTGAAGAATATTATCCCGGTATGAAGACTTCAAAACCACAAAAGTCGCTGAAAGAAATTTGCGACATAGCCAAAATTGTTCTCCCCGGATGCCGCATTCAACGACGTTTTTACTACCGATACACACTCAGGTGGACTAAACCATCCGGCGGATCTACTAACTCCTAA
- a CDS encoding PP2C family protein-serine/threonine phosphatase, which translates to MTLKLNFFAKSDRGLIRDNNEDSGYAGPHLLILADGMGGHAAGEVASELMVNHLEILDQDPGQEDTKALLEAAAEQANEAISDHVKAHPETEGMGTTLSTMLFNGTDFGVCHVGDSRGYLLRDGKLKQITKDDTYVQSLVDKGELDPGDVSSHPQKSLILKAYTGRPVEATLFTLDAKPGDRILLCSDGLSDPVTASTIETALGQGSIEQAGSALVDLAIRSGGPDNVTVVIGEVTEESSQEHEPFRVGALAGPTEEPTHPDSSASRAAQLSRKPQVIPPAVMADGEDERTEASDDAAEEETSGRKIGWKVLIALLIVLALVIGAGLWAKNFLSNNYYVATNEAQEITIQQGADYSVFGKELHSTHQNVCINDSNSLLFSSQPCEGDFTPLKVTDLPESERSAVDHLSTGDLGEVQQQINDLGDKALKPCITAPSQKDKKDAKKNKPGVTCREV; encoded by the coding sequence ATGACACTGAAGCTGAACTTCTTTGCTAAGTCCGATCGCGGCCTCATTCGCGACAACAACGAGGACTCAGGCTACGCCGGTCCTCACCTTTTGATCTTGGCCGATGGCATGGGTGGCCACGCGGCAGGCGAGGTTGCCTCCGAGCTGATGGTCAACCACCTAGAAATCTTGGACCAAGATCCGGGTCAGGAAGACACCAAGGCCCTGCTAGAAGCGGCCGCCGAGCAGGCCAATGAGGCCATCAGTGACCACGTCAAAGCCCATCCAGAGACCGAAGGCATGGGCACCACGCTGTCCACCATGCTCTTTAACGGCACGGATTTCGGCGTCTGCCACGTGGGCGATTCCCGCGGCTACCTGCTGCGCGACGGCAAGCTCAAGCAGATCACCAAGGACGATACCTATGTGCAATCCTTGGTGGACAAGGGCGAGCTGGACCCGGGCGACGTCTCGTCGCACCCACAAAAGTCCCTCATCCTAAAGGCCTATACGGGCCGCCCAGTCGAGGCAACGCTATTTACCCTCGACGCCAAGCCCGGCGACCGTATCCTGTTGTGCTCCGATGGGCTTTCTGATCCGGTAACAGCCTCCACTATTGAAACCGCACTGGGGCAAGGCAGCATCGAACAGGCGGGATCCGCGCTGGTAGACCTGGCCATCCGCTCCGGAGGTCCGGATAATGTCACCGTGGTTATCGGTGAAGTGACCGAGGAAAGCTCCCAGGAGCACGAACCATTCCGCGTAGGCGCCCTCGCGGGTCCTACGGAAGAACCAACCCATCCGGATTCCTCGGCCTCGCGGGCGGCACAGCTCTCCCGCAAACCCCAGGTAATCCCCCCAGCCGTTATGGCGGACGGAGAAGACGAGCGCACTGAGGCGAGCGATGACGCAGCGGAGGAGGAAACTTCCGGCCGAAAGATCGGCTGGAAGGTACTCATTGCCTTGCTCATCGTCCTAGCGTTGGTCATCGGTGCCGGACTGTGGGCGAAGAACTTCTTGTCCAATAATTACTACGTGGCTACCAACGAGGCACAGGAAATCACCATCCAACAGGGTGCTGATTACTCCGTCTTTGGCAAGGAACTACACTCCACGCACCAAAACGTATGCATTAATGACAGCAACTCGCTGCTCTTTTCTAGCCAGCCGTGCGAGGGCGACTTCACGCCGCTGAAGGTCACGGACCTGCCGGAATCTGAGCGCAGCGCCGTCGACCATCTCTCCACTGGTGATCTGGGCGAGGTGCAGCAGCAAATCAATGATTTGGGCGATAAAGCGCTCAAGCCATGTATCACTGCGCCGAGCCAAAAAGATAAAAAGGATGCCAAGAAAAACAAGCCTGGCGTCACCTGCCGGGAGGTGTAG
- a CDS encoding FtsW/RodA/SpoVE family cell cycle protein — MKKFFSRGTELGLLILAAIVFAITLVSLELSQDNALTMDLVYLIGGFIGVFTVAHLVMCFLAPYADQIMLPIVAILNGIGLIMLARLDLVNESGLAVRQVMWTIVGLVLFVLVLAILKDHRSLTRYSYILGAAGLVLLALPLVWPQPADVEARIWINLGPFSIQPGEFSKILLILFFAMLLTQKRSLFTVAGYRVLGISLPRLRDLAPILIIWAVAIVIMGISNDFGPALLLFSTVLGMLFMATGRVSWLLIGVVLVGVGGFGIYQISAKIQQRFSNFLDPLGNYDVTGFQLSQSLFGLSSGGISGSGLGEGHPELVPVAHSDYILAAIGEEFGLIGLAAVLVLFGMLATRGFGTALRTRDTYGKLVASGLSLTLAVQVFVVTGGISALLPMTGLTTPFMSAGGSSLMANYVLLAILLRISNAARRPMQETSSNAPSDTSMFPSVQEAHR, encoded by the coding sequence GTGAAAAAGTTTTTTAGCCGAGGAACCGAACTCGGCCTGCTCATCCTAGCCGCCATCGTCTTTGCTATCACTTTGGTCAGCCTGGAGCTATCCCAAGACAACGCGCTGACCATGGATCTGGTTTACCTTATTGGCGGATTCATTGGCGTCTTCACCGTCGCCCATTTGGTGATGTGTTTCTTAGCGCCTTATGCCGATCAGATCATGCTGCCCATTGTGGCGATTCTCAACGGCATCGGGCTTATCATGTTGGCCCGCCTGGATCTGGTCAATGAAAGCGGGCTCGCGGTGCGTCAGGTCATGTGGACCATCGTCGGACTCGTACTCTTCGTGCTGGTCTTAGCCATATTAAAGGACCACAGGTCACTGACGCGCTACTCCTATATCTTGGGTGCCGCAGGCCTTGTCCTGCTGGCCCTGCCGCTGGTATGGCCGCAGCCTGCGGACGTGGAGGCACGCATCTGGATAAACTTGGGTCCGTTTTCAATCCAGCCCGGCGAGTTCTCCAAGATCTTGTTGATCTTGTTCTTTGCCATGCTGCTGACGCAGAAGCGCTCCCTATTTACCGTGGCGGGATACCGAGTACTGGGTATCTCCCTGCCGCGCTTGCGCGACCTCGCACCCATCCTGATCATTTGGGCCGTCGCGATCGTCATCATGGGTATCTCCAATGACTTCGGCCCAGCGCTGCTGCTGTTTAGCACCGTCCTTGGCATGCTGTTTATGGCCACCGGCCGGGTGAGCTGGCTGCTTATCGGCGTTGTTCTCGTCGGTGTGGGCGGTTTTGGTATTTATCAGATCTCCGCAAAAATCCAGCAACGCTTTTCTAACTTCTTAGACCCGCTCGGCAATTATGACGTCACGGGTTTCCAGCTCTCCCAGTCGCTATTCGGCTTGTCTTCCGGCGGCATCTCTGGCAGCGGCTTGGGCGAGGGGCATCCAGAACTCGTTCCGGTGGCCCACTCGGATTACATCCTTGCCGCAATAGGTGAGGAGTTCGGCCTCATTGGCCTAGCCGCCGTACTGGTGCTTTTCGGTATGCTGGCCACCCGCGGCTTTGGCACTGCACTGCGCACCCGCGATACCTACGGCAAGCTGGTGGCTTCCGGTCTTTCTCTTACCTTGGCAGTTCAGGTCTTTGTGGTCACCGGCGGTATTTCTGCCCTGCTGCCGATGACCGGTTTGACCACGCCATTCATGTCTGCCGGTGGTTCCTCTCTCATGGCTAACTATGTATTGTTGGCGATCTTGCTGCGGATCTCTAACGCGGCTCGCCGCCCCATGCAGGAGACCTCGAGCAATGCGCCGAGCGATACCTCCATGTTCCCGTCGGTCCAGGAGGCTCACCGATGA
- a CDS encoding FHA domain-containing protein FhaB/FipA: protein MDAVIMLALRIGLLALLWIFILVALNAMRRDTNKSAGAIRQQSKKVGAPRRREAIKQLSIVEGPLQGSHMELGTLEDCTLGRASDCDFVTGDDYSSGHHARLFRRGSEWVVEDLESRNGTFVNGVRIDQPEVVGADSEIKLGRTTVRLNA from the coding sequence ATGGATGCAGTCATCATGCTGGCGCTTCGCATCGGCTTGTTGGCTCTGCTTTGGATTTTTATCCTGGTGGCCTTAAACGCCATGCGTCGCGATACCAATAAGTCCGCCGGCGCTATCCGCCAGCAGTCGAAGAAGGTGGGGGCACCGCGGCGTCGGGAAGCGATTAAGCAGCTGTCCATCGTGGAGGGTCCCTTGCAGGGATCCCATATGGAATTGGGCACATTGGAGGACTGCACGCTGGGCCGCGCCTCTGACTGCGATTTTGTCACGGGCGACGATTATTCTTCTGGCCACCATGCCCGGCTTTTCCGCCGCGGCAGCGAATGGGTTGTGGAGGATTTGGAATCTCGCAATGGCACCTTTGTCAATGGCGTGCGCATCGACCAACCCGAAGTAGTCGGCGCGGACTCCGAAATTAAGCTGGGCCGCACCACCGTGAGGTTGAACGCATGA
- a CDS encoding type I restriction-modification system subunit M: MNKQELASLIWESANNMRSKIEANEYKDYILGFIFYKFLSDQLEQFMLNNDAEPEDLPDALVETDTDTVALVRNNLGYFLTYENLYSTWRDMGNDFSIAHVRDGLATFKRNIAPERKHVFDGILNTLDTSLSKLGTTDAARTSAIKKLLDLIDDIPTDGKQGYDVLGYTYEYLIEKFAANAGKKAGEFYTPHEVSLIMSNIVADHLKGRDEIQIYDPTSGSGSLLLNIGHAVAKRMGDPDRIKYFAQELRENTYNLTRMNLVMRGVKADNIVARNGDSLAHDWPMFDEADPVQTYKPLYVDAVVSNPPYSQKWEPEGNEADPRFARFGLAPKTKADYAFMLHELFHVKPDGILTIVLPHGVLFRGGSEADIRRNLIEANHIDTIIGLPSNIFYGTGIATIIMVLKQERDRDDVLFIDASQGFIKQGKYNHLRARDIQRIVDAVHNRVNVPHFARVVTRDEIRANDHNLNIPRYVSATLPPESVDLYATMHGGIPTSEIDTLEHYWTALPGLRETLFTEKTEGYAELKTTNLRETINQHPAAQALRDQVDAALSDLPETLHALLVDGVATVPITTTEDQLKADLFDRLDRVPLVDAYEGYQVLHDSWVKTAGDLEVIQTEGFDAVRVNDPVMEWKTKDKKKVYVQVGWDGRVAPNELVQTFYLPQQKDQVTQLSRDVDTAVSELTQLVEDLSEDDKTDLAEVLNDKQDAFKKTELNKAIKDLPKLAKGETWPEGSTEAAMLSAKALIAQRDKLKKNLKTAQEQLEKDTHATIEALTDVQVDEVLTAKWITALMGDLREIPGHVLAGLSARVQALHDKYAVALTDLDVQVRETEQELAGLLSGLTGNAADMQALAALQELLGGGRDA; this comes from the coding sequence GTGAACAAACAAGAACTTGCCTCCCTCATCTGGGAGTCGGCCAACAATATGCGCTCCAAGATTGAGGCCAATGAGTACAAGGACTACATCCTCGGCTTCATCTTCTATAAGTTCTTGTCCGACCAATTAGAGCAGTTCATGCTCAATAACGACGCTGAACCGGAAGACCTGCCAGATGCGCTCGTTGAGACCGACACTGACACCGTGGCCCTGGTGCGTAACAACTTGGGCTACTTCCTTACTTACGAGAACCTGTACTCGACGTGGCGAGACATGGGTAACGACTTCTCCATCGCTCACGTGCGCGACGGCCTGGCCACCTTCAAGCGCAACATCGCCCCGGAGCGCAAGCACGTCTTCGACGGCATCCTTAACACCCTGGACACAAGCCTGTCGAAGTTGGGCACAACCGACGCTGCCCGTACCTCTGCCATCAAGAAGCTACTGGATCTTATCGATGACATTCCCACTGATGGCAAGCAGGGCTATGACGTGCTGGGCTACACCTACGAGTACCTCATCGAGAAGTTCGCGGCCAACGCGGGCAAGAAGGCAGGCGAGTTCTACACCCCGCATGAGGTCTCGCTCATCATGAGCAACATCGTCGCTGACCACCTCAAGGGCCGCGACGAGATTCAGATTTACGACCCGACCTCCGGATCTGGCTCCCTGCTGCTTAACATCGGCCATGCCGTCGCCAAGCGCATGGGTGACCCAGACCGTATTAAGTACTTCGCCCAGGAGCTGCGCGAGAACACCTACAACCTCACTCGTATGAACCTGGTAATGCGCGGCGTGAAGGCGGACAACATCGTCGCCCGCAACGGTGACAGCTTGGCCCATGACTGGCCGATGTTCGACGAGGCCGACCCGGTGCAGACCTACAAGCCGCTCTATGTGGACGCAGTAGTCTCCAACCCGCCCTACTCCCAAAAGTGGGAACCCGAAGGCAACGAGGCTGACCCGCGCTTCGCACGGTTTGGTCTAGCACCCAAGACCAAGGCCGACTACGCCTTCATGTTGCATGAGCTATTTCACGTTAAGCCTGATGGCATCCTCACCATCGTCCTGCCGCACGGCGTACTGTTTCGTGGTGGCTCGGAGGCCGACATCCGTCGCAATCTCATCGAAGCCAACCACATCGATACCATTATCGGCCTGCCTTCCAACATCTTCTACGGCACCGGTATCGCGACCATCATCATGGTGCTCAAGCAAGAACGTGACCGCGATGACGTGCTGTTCATCGATGCCTCTCAGGGCTTCATCAAGCAGGGCAAGTACAACCACCTGCGTGCCCGTGACATCCAACGCATCGTCGATGCCGTTCACAACCGCGTGAACGTGCCGCACTTCGCTAGGGTAGTGACCCGAGACGAGATTCGCGCCAACGACCACAACCTGAACATCCCACGCTACGTCTCTGCCACCCTGCCGCCTGAGTCTGTAGACCTGTACGCCACTATGCACGGCGGCATTCCCACCAGTGAAATTGACACACTGGAGCACTACTGGACCGCCCTGCCGGGGCTGCGGGAGACACTGTTCACCGAGAAGACAGAAGGCTACGCGGAGCTGAAGACCACCAACCTGCGCGAGACCATCAACCAGCACCCTGCAGCCCAGGCACTTCGTGACCAGGTTGACGCTGCACTATCCGACCTGCCGGAGACGCTGCACGCGCTGCTGGTGGACGGCGTGGCCACCGTGCCTATTACCACCACCGAGGACCAGCTCAAGGCCGACCTGTTCGACCGCCTCGATCGCGTGCCGTTGGTCGATGCCTACGAGGGCTATCAGGTACTGCATGACAGCTGGGTCAAAACCGCCGGTGACCTAGAAGTCATCCAGACCGAAGGCTTCGATGCCGTGCGGGTCAACGACCCCGTGATGGAGTGGAAGACCAAGGACAAGAAGAAGGTCTATGTCCAGGTCGGATGGGACGGGCGCGTTGCTCCCAACGAGTTGGTGCAGACCTTCTACCTGCCGCAGCAGAAGGACCAGGTAACGCAGCTAAGTCGCGACGTGGACACAGCTGTATCTGAGCTGACGCAGCTCGTCGAGGACTTAAGCGAAGACGACAAGACCGATCTGGCCGAGGTACTTAACGACAAACAGGATGCCTTCAAGAAGACCGAGCTAAACAAGGCCATCAAGGACCTGCCGAAGCTGGCCAAGGGCGAGACCTGGCCGGAGGGCAGCACCGAGGCTGCCATGCTCAGCGCCAAGGCGCTCATCGCCCAGCGGGACAAGCTCAAGAAGAACCTCAAGACTGCGCAAGAGCAGCTGGAGAAAGACACCCACGCGACCATCGAAGCGCTTACCGACGTGCAGGTGGATGAGGTGCTCACCGCCAAGTGGATTACTGCACTTATGGGTGACCTGCGCGAAATCCCTGGTCATGTGCTCGCTGGTCTTTCAGCCCGCGTACAGGCGCTGCACGACAAGTACGCCGTCGCGCTGACCGACCTCGACGTGCAGGTTCGCGAGACGGAGCAAGAGCTGGCAGGCCTACTGAGCGGGCTTACCGGCAACGCCGCCGACATGCAGGCCCTGGCTGCACTCCAGGAGCTGCTGGGCGGTGGTCGCGATGCGTAG
- a CDS encoding TetR/AcrR family transcriptional regulator, whose amino-acid sequence MFTEHVHKNSRTLSRKATHLKVLTAASELFENTGYADTSIRAIAKKAEVSVGTVMSVGEKRALLVHCMSYRITQIHDELRNQPPEDLISVIDPFLDMFAGHSDLSRSFASALIELGDQGQELKRLEHLLTEEILRRLATSILTEENSRNFAGVLYHAYLGLLIGWAAGRYSSQELKEQARTIVNRLENAYGVQL is encoded by the coding sequence ATGTTCACTGAACACGTTCATAAGAATTCACGGACACTCTCAAGAAAGGCAACACACCTAAAAGTTCTCACCGCCGCAAGCGAGCTTTTCGAAAATACGGGATATGCGGATACCAGCATCAGAGCAATTGCAAAGAAAGCAGAAGTAAGCGTTGGCACAGTGATGTCTGTCGGTGAAAAACGCGCATTACTGGTTCACTGCATGAGCTACCGAATCACCCAAATCCATGACGAGCTCAGAAATCAGCCACCAGAAGATCTGATTTCCGTAATCGACCCATTTTTGGATATGTTTGCAGGACACAGCGATCTTTCCCGTTCCTTTGCATCTGCCCTTATCGAGTTAGGTGATCAAGGTCAAGAGCTCAAACGCTTGGAACATCTACTGACAGAAGAAATCCTTCGGCGGCTTGCAACGTCCATTTTGACCGAAGAAAATTCTCGTAACTTCGCGGGAGTTTTGTACCACGCCTACCTCGGGCTACTTATCGGTTGGGCAGCCGGGCGCTATTCGTCTCAGGAACTCAAAGAACAAGCACGCACCATCGTCAATCGATTAGAAAACGCATATGGAGTCCAATTATGA